The DNA segment CCCGGGGGCAGATGGTCCGCTTCACCAGGTCCACCCGCTCCCGGTTCCAGGCCGCGCCCTGCGGCGACGTCGTTCCATCCGCCTTCACATTCGCATCCATCACTGTGTCTCCAGCACCGCTCGAAAAGGACGGACGACCCTCGCCCGACCACATGGTTGCCCGGGGACACGGCGCACGACCCGTGAGGCAGGGGCCTGGAGGGGACCCTGCTACAGACCTGCAGCGCGAACCGGGGCGTGGATCAACATGCGAGCCGGGCGGACCCTTCGCATCGGTTCCTCGGGCCCTGGCAGGACGGCCGCACGCCGGGCGTCCGCTCACGCGGCCGGGAATGGAAGAGGGGATGCAAAAACGTTTTGACAGAGCGGGCGGCGACCGGTATTCACCGCGCCACCTCGGACGTCGCGCAGCCAACGCGGCCGAACGCAAAGCCGGGAGCGTAGCTCAATTGGCAGAGCAATGGACTCTTAATCCATAGGTTGTGGGTTCGATTCCCTCCGCTCTCACTCGCAGGGCCCCTTCTGGAAACGGAAGGGGCCCTGTGTCTTTTCCGGCATCCCGTGGCCTTGGCGCCCGGGCCGGAAAGCCCCTGTCGTCCACGGACGTTTCGGGATAGGACGGCGGTCGCGCGACGCGTCGGGCGGGTGGCGAAACTGGTAGACGCGCCAGACTTAGGATCTGGTACCGCAAGGTGTGAGGGTTCGAGTCCCTCCTCGCCCATTTCGCGTTGACCCGTTCGTGCCTATCCCCTAAAGCCGCACGTCCCACTTTCCGGTTGCCGCCCCGGGACGCGAAGGCCCGTGGAGGCGGCGAGCGAGGCCCGCATGAAGGTCCAGGTCGAAGAGCTCTCTCCCATCGAGAAGAAGCTCTCCATCGAGGTCGACAACGCCCGCGTTGCTGAGGAGCTCAACCGCGCGTACGCCGCGCTCAGCGGTCAGGTGCGCCTGCCCGGCTTCCGTCAGGGCAAGGTTCCCCGCCGCATCCTCGAGCAGAAGTACCGCGAGCAGGTGGAGGACGACGTCATCCAGCGCGTCGTGCAGAAGGCCTACCTGGACGCCGTGCGCGAGCACAAGGTGGAGGCCGTCGCCTCCCCCCAGGTGACCAACTCCGGCCTCAAGCCCGGCGCCCCCTTCAGCTTCGAGGCGCGCGTGGAGGTGAAGCCGAAGGTGGAGGCCAAGGACTTCGAAGGCCTGTCCCTCACGAAGGTGGACACCGCCGTCGCCGACGACGCGGTGAACCAGCAGATCGAGCAGATGCGCCAGAACCTGGGCCGCATCGAGCCCGTCACCGACCGCGACGCCGCGGCCCAGGGCGACCAGGTCACCATCGACTTCGAGGCGAAGGTGGACGGCAATGCGTTCCCCGGCAGCAAGGCGGACGGCATTGGCGTGCGCGTGCAGGACGGCGACCTCATCCAGGGCAACATCCCGCAGCTGGCGGGCGTGAAGGTCGGCGAGACGAAGGACGTCGAGTACACCTTCTCCCAGGACTACCAGGCTGAAGAGGTCCGCGGGAAGACGGCCGTCTTCCACATCACCGTCAAGGAGCTGAAGAAGCCGGTGGTGCCGGAGCTCAACGACGACTTCGCCAAGGAGACGGGCGTCGCGCAGACGGTGGACGAGCTGCGCGCGAAGGTCCGCTCCGACATGGAGAAGGCCAAGAAGAACCAGGCCACGGTGGACGAGCGCGACGCGCTCATCAAGGCGCTGCTGGAGAAGAACCCGTTCGACGTGCCCCGCGCCATGGTGGAGCGCGCCATCGACTCCATGATGGAGGGCGCCTTCCGCCAGATGCAGCGCCAGGGCATCGACCCGCGCCAGCTGGGCCTGGACTTCAACCGCCTGCGCGACGAGATGCGGGAGAAGGCCACCCTGGAGGTGAAGGGCACGCTCCTGTTCGAGGCCATCGCCCAGCAGCAGAACATCCAGGCGTCCGACGAAGAGGTGGAGAAGCGCATCGAGGACCTGGCCATCGAGGCCAACCAGCCGGTCGCCCAGGTGAAGAAGTACTTCAAGGGCCCGGACGAGCGCCTTGGGTTGTCTCTGCGACTTCGCGAGGAAAAGACGATTGAATTCCTCAAGGGCCGGGCGAAGTATTCTTGAGGCTTTTCCTTCAGGGTTCCTGAGTCCCTTCTAGAGGTCCATCCGACATGCCCTTCATGCCCGTCCCCTACGTCATCGAGCAGACCCACCGGGGTGAGCGCTCGTACGACATCTACAGCCGGCTCCTGAAGGACCGCATCGTCATGCTGGGAACGGAGATCGACGATGACGTTGCCAACGCCATCGTCGCCCAGCTCCTGTTCCTGGAGTCGGAAGACCCGGACAAGGACATCAACCTCTACATCAACTCGCCCGGTGGTTCCGTGACGGCGGGCCTCGCCATCTACGACACGATGCAGTACGTCAAGGCGCCCGTCTCCACCATCTGCGTGGGGCAGGCGGCCTCCATGGGCGCCGTGCTGCTGCTGGCCGGCGCGAAGGGCAAGCGCTACTCGCTGCCCTCCAGCCGCATCATGATCCACCAGCCGCTCGGTGGCGCGCGTGGCCAGGCGACGGACATCGAGATCCAGGCGCGCGAGATCCTCCGGATGAAGGCGAAGCTCAACGAGCTCATCGTCAAGCACACCGGCCAGACGATCGAGCGCGTGGAGAAGGACACGGACCGCGACTACTTCATGGGCGCCGCGGAGGCGAAGGCGTACGGCATCCTCGACGCCATCCAGGACCCTCGGAAGGTCGTGGGCGTGAAGCCGGACGAGAAGAAGTAGACACACCGACATCCGAACGGGCCGGGGCGTCAGGCACCCGGTCGGCGGCCGGGGGTGCTGGGAATCTTCTCCCGGTCCTCCGGCCTTCTCGTTTCTCCCGTCACCGGCATTTTCCCCTTGTTAAGTACCCGGAAGGTGCGTGGACGTTCCGGATGGGGGCTGACTAGATTGGACGTCAGGGCAGGGGACCGGACGCGAAGCGGGTTGGGGCCTTTCAGGCGCAGCGAGGGATTTCATGGCGGGTAAGAACGTGGAGAAGCGAGACAACCAGACCCTCTGCTGCTCCTTCTGCGGCAAGTCGCAGAAGGAGGTGAAGAAGCTCATCGCGGGCCCGACGGTCTACATCTGCGACGAGTGCATCGGGCTGTGCAACGACATCATCGCGGAGGAGATCGACCGCGAGGAGACCAAGGACACCAAGCTGCGCATCCCCCGGCCCTCTGAAATCAAGGCCGTGCTGGACGAGTACGTGGTGGGCCAGGAGCGCGCGAAGAAGACGCTCTCCGTGGCGGTGCACAACCACTACAAGCGCATCGAGTCCAAGGTCGCGATGGACGACGTGGAGCTGCAGAAGAGCAACATCCTGCTGCTCGGCCCCACCGGCTCCGGCAAGACGCTGCTCGCGCAGACCCTGGCGCGCATCCTCAACGTCCCCTTCACCATCGCGGACGCCACGTGCCTCACGGAGGCCGGCTACGTCGGCGAGGACGTGGAGAACATCATCGTCAACCTGCTCCAGGCCGCGGACCACGACATCGAGCGCGCGCAGCGGGGCATCGTCTACATCGACGAAATCGACAAGATCGCCCGCAAGTCGGAGAACCCCTCCATCACGCGCGACGTGAGCGGCGAGGGCGTGCAGCAGGCGCTCCTGAAGATCATCGAAGGCACGGTGGCCAACGTCCCGCCCAAGGGTGGCCGCAAGCACCCGCAGCAGGAGTTCCTGCAGGTGGACACCACCAACATCCTCTTCATCTGCGGCGGCGCGTTCGGCGGCCTGGAGCAGGTGATTGAGCGGCGCCTGGGTGGCCGCAGCCTGGGCTTCGGCGCGGAGATCCAGTCGCGCAAGCAGCGCAACCTCAGCGAGCTGCTCAAGCACGTGGAGCCGGAGGACCTGCTCAAGTTCGGCATGATTCCGGAGTTCATCGGCCGTCTGCCCATCATCACCGCGCTGGAGGAGCTGGACGAGGGCGCGCTCGTGAACATCCTGGGCGAGCCCAAGAACGCGCTCACCAAGCAGTACCGCAAGCTCTTCGAGCTGGACGGCGTGTCGCTGAAGTTCACCGACGGGGCCCTGAAGGCCATCGCGTCGGAGGCCATCCGCCGCAAGGCGGGCGCGCGCGGCCTGCGCTCCATCCTGGAGACGGCCATGCTGGACGTGATGTACGAAATCCCGTCCCGCAAGACGGCCCGCGAGGTGCTCATCTCCGAGGAGGTCATCCTCAAGAAGAGCGAGCCCGTCGTCCTGCACTCGCAGGACAACAAGGAGACCCCGGAGCCGAAGAAGGAATCCGCCTGAGCGGACTCATCCTCTAGGGGCTCGCAAGGGCCTGAAGGGGATGACGGGGCGCGTCACGGTCTTGGACCGGGGCGCGCCCCCTGTTCTTGCGGGCCTTCAGGCGGGGGAACGGGCCGCACTTTTTCCGGGCCGGGGGCGGGGGCTTCTTGTATCTGCTGTCCCCCATGAGAAAGCTCCTCATGCCTGCCCTGCTGTCGCTCGTGGCCTGCACTTCCTCGAAGGAAGCCACTCGCGAGGAGTCTCCTGCCTCCGCGTCCTCGCAAGCCCCGGCGACGGCCGGCGACCGCGCTCCGGCCCGGGAGGGCCCTTCCCGCATGGCCTATCCGGCGACCCGTTCCGAAGCGGTGGTGGACACGCTGCACGGCCAGCAGGTGGCGGACCCGTACCGCTGGCTGGAGGACGAGAAGGCCCCGGAGGTCCAGGCCTGGATGAAGGCGCAGGACGGCTTCACCCGCGACGCGCTGGCGAAGATGCCGGGCCGCGACGCGCTGGCGAAGCGCTTCACGGAGCTGTTCTACGTGGACTCCGTGTCCGCTCCCGCGAAGCGGGGGGCGCGCTACTTCTTCATGCGCACCCACAAGGACAAGGAGAAGGCCATCGTCTACTGGAAGGAAGGCGAGTCCGGCCAGGAGAAGGTGCTGCTGGATCCGAACGCCTGGAGCAAGGACGGCACCGTGTCCCTGGGCACGTGGGCGCCTTCCTGGGACGGCAAGCGCGTGGCCTTCGCGCAGCGGCCCAACGCCGCGGACGAGGCCGTCCTGCACGTGATGGATGTGGCCACGGGTGAGTGGTCCAAGGTGGACGTCATCGAGGGCGCCAAGTACGCGCAGCCGCACTGGATCCCGGACGGCAAGGGCTTCTACTACGAGTGGCTGCCCACGGACCCCTCCATCTCCGTGGATGCCCGGCCGGGCTACACCACGCTCAAGTTCCACGCGCTGGGCCAGGACCCGAAGAACGACGTGGTGGTGCACGAGCGCACCGGCGACCCCTCCACCTTCCTCCAGGGCGACCTGTCGCGCGACGGCAAGTACCTCTTCGCCTCCATCCTGCGCGGCTGGAGCGAGAACGACGTCTACTGGAAGCACCCGGGGGAGAAGGACTGGCGGCTGCTCGTGAAGGGCAAGGGCGCCAAGTACAACGTCATCCCCTGGAAGGACCGCTTCTACGTCGTCACGGACGAGGGCGCCCCGCGCCAGCGCGTCTTCGCCGTGGACCCGAAGAAGTCCGAGCGCGCGAACTGGAAGGAAGTGGTGGCGGAGGACCCCAAGGCCGCGCTGGAGAGCGTGTCGCTGGTGGGCGGCCACCTGGCGCTGGAGTACCTCAAGGACGCGACCACGGAGCTGCGCATCACCACGCTGGAGGGCAAGCCCGTGCGCACCGTGCAGCTGCCGGGCGTGGGCGCCGCCAGCAACCTGGTGGGCCTGGAGGACCAGGACGACGCCTACTTCTCCTACAGCTCCTTCACCACGCCCCGGCAGGTGTACCGGACGTCCGTGAAGAGCGGGAAGGTGGACCTGTGGGCGAAGGTGGAGGTGCCCATGGACCCTGACGCGTACACCACGGAGCAGGTCTTCTACACGTCGAAGGACGGCACGAAGGTGCCCATGTTCCTCGTCTACAAGAAGGGCCTGAAGAAGGACGGAAATGCGCCCACGCTGCTGTACGGGTACGGCGGCTTCTTCGTGAGCATGCAGCCCTCCTTCCGCGCGAGCATCCTGCCGTGGCTGGACGCGGGCGGCGTCTACGCGGTGGCCAACCTGCGCGGCGGCGGCGAGTACGGCACCGCCTGGCATGACGCGGGCAAGGGCGCGAACAAGCAGAACGTCTTCGACGACTTCGCCGGCGCGGCCGAGTACCTGGCCAAGGAGAAGTACACGCAGGCGAAGAAGCTGGCCATCTACGGCGGCAGCAACGGCGGCCTGCTGGTGGGCGCGGCCATGACGCAGCGCCCGGAGCTGTACGGGGCGGTGGTGTGCGGCGTGCCGCTCTTGGACATGGTGCGCTTCCACCTGTTCGGCAGCGGGCGGACGTGGGTGCCGGAGTACGGGTCGGCGGAGGACGCCGCGCAGTTCAAGACCCTGTACGCCTATTCGCCCTACCACCACGTCCAGCAGGACGTGCGCTACCCGGCGCTCCTGATGATGAGCTCGGACCACGACGACCGCGTGGACCCCATGCACGCGCGCAAGTTCGTGGCGGCGGTGCAGAACACGAAGGGCAATTCGGCGCCCACGTTGCTACGCATCGAAGCGAACGCGGGCCACGGAGGGGCGGACCAGGTGGCCAAGGCCATTGAATCCAGCGTCGACATGTACGCCTTCCTCTTCCAGGTCCTGGGTGTTGCACGGCCGGATGCCGGGGTAGCGGCCGAGAGCCGCTAGAATCCGGGCAGCACACACTTCTGCCTGCCGGTGTTCCCTTGAAGGCAGGGTGCAGGCCCCCAATCTTGTGACGGGAACGGGGCCTGCGACCGGCGTGTTATAGAGCGGTGTTTCACCCTGCATGCGCGCTTGGGCGGCATGCGGGCAACTCTTCAAGGGCCCGCCTGTCTGGTGGGCCAGCGGGTGGCGGATACATGTTCTTCGGACGTGACGACAAGAAGGAAGCCCAGAAGCGGGGACTCACCATCCCGCTCTTGCCCCTTCGGGACATCATCGTGTTCCCGCACATGGTGGTTCCGCTGTTCGTCGGCCGGGAGAAGTCCATCGCGGCCCTGAAGGACGCGATGGCCCACAAGGGGCCGGATGACAAGGCGGTCATCCTGCTGGCCGCCCAGAAGAAGGCCAAGACGAACGACCCCTCGCCCGACGACATCTTCCACTTCGGCACCATCGGCCACCTCATCCAGCTCCTCCCGCTGCCCGACGGCACGATGAAGGTCCTGGTGGAGGGCGTGCGCCGCGCCAAGGTGAAGAAGTTCCACCCCAACGACTCGTTCTTCATGGTCGAGGTGGATGAAGTCGAAGAGCAGCTGGAGAAGAGCGTGGAGCTGGAGGCGCTGGTGCGCTCCGTCCACTCCGTCTTCGAAGCCTTCGTGAAGCTCAACAAGCGCATCCCGCCGGAGATGCTGATGCAGGTCGCCAGCATCGACGACCCGGCGCGCCTGGCGGACACCATCGTCGCGCACCTGTCGCTGAAGCTGAACGACAAGCAGGCGCTGCTCGAGACGGAGTCCCCGGCCAAGCGCCTGGAGAAGCTCTACGAGCTGATGCAGGGCGAGATCGAGATCCTCCAGGTGGAGAAGAAGATCCGCACGCGCGTCAAGAAGCAGATGGAGAAGACCCAGAAGGAGTACTACCTGAATGAGCAGATGCAGGCCATTCAGAAGGAACTGGGTGAGCGCGACGAGTTCAAGAACGAGATCCAGGAGATTGAAGAGAAGCTGAAGAACAAGCGGATGAGCAAGGAGGCCACGCTCAAGGTCAAGAAGGAGCTGAAGAAGCTCCGGATGATGAGCCCGATGAGCGCCGAGGCCACGGTCGTCCGCAACTACATCGACTGGATCATCAGCCTGCCCTGGTACGACGAGACCCAGGACCGGCTGGACGTCACCGAAGCGGAGCGGGTGCTTAACGAGGACCACTACGGCTTGAAGAAGCCGAAGGAGCGCATCCTTGAGTACCTCGCCGTGCAGCAGCTGGTGAAGAAGCTCAAGGGCCCCGTGCTGTGCTTCGTCGGGCCTCCGGGCGTGGGCAAGACGTCGCTGGCGCGCAGCATCGCTCGGGCCACGGGCCGCAAGTTCGTGCGCCTGTCCTTGGGCGGCGTGCGTGACGAGGCGGAGATCCGCGGCCACCGCCGCACGTACATCGGCGCGATGCCGGGCAAGCTCATCCAGTCCCTGAAGAAGGCGGGCAGCAACAACCCCGTGTTCCTCCTGGACGAGATCGACAAGATGTCCACGGACTTCCGTGGCGACCCGAGCGCGGCGCTGCTGGAGGTGCTGGACCCGGAGCAGAACCACAACTTCAACGACCACTACCTGGACCTCGACTACGACCTGTCCAAGGTGATGTTCATCTGCACCGCGAACACGATGCACAACATCCCCGGTCCGCTGCAGGACCGCATGGAGGTGATTCGCATCGCGGGGTACACCGAGCCGGAGAAGCTCTCCATCGCGCGGCGCTACCTGATCCCGAAGGAGCAGGAGGCCAACGGCCTCGCGGACCTGAAGATCGACATCACCAACGACGCGCTGAAGACCATCGTGCACCGCTACACGCGCGAGTCGGGTGTGCGTTCGCTGGAGCGTGAGATTGGCGGCGTGTTCCGCAAGATCGCCCGCGACGTGCTGAAGAACGGCAAGCGGGACCTCATCGAGGTGGACCGCAAGCAGGCGATGAAGTTCCTGGGCACGCCCCGCTTCCGCTACGGCGTGGCGGAGCGCGAGGACCAGGTGGGCATCGTCACGGGCCTCGCGTGGACGGAGCTGGGCGGTGAGATCCTCACCACGGAAGCCACGTCCATGCCGGGCAAGGGCAAGCTCATCATCACCGGCAAGCTGGGTGAGGTGATGCAGGAGTCCGCCCAGGCGGCCATGTCCTACGTGCGCAGCCGCGCGGAGCGCTTCGGCATCGACCGCAAGGTGTTCGAGAACTACGACATCCACGTCCACCTGCCGGAGGGCGCCATCCCCAAGGACGGTCCGTCCGCGGGCGTCACCATGGCCACGGCGCTGGTGAGCGCGCTCACGCGCGTGCCGGTCCGCAGGGACGTGGCGATGACGGGTGAAATCACGCTGCGCGGCCGCGTGCTGCCCATCGGTGGCCTGAAGGAGAAGACGCTGGCGGCGCACCGCGCGGGCATCAAGACGGTCCTCATCCCGAAGGCGAACAAGAAGGACCTGAAGGACATCCCGCTGAAGATCCGCAAGGCGCTGCGCATCGTCCCGGTGGAGTTCGTGGACGACGTGCTGCGTGAGGCGCTGCTGCTGGAGAAGCCGGAGGAGTTCGGCCGCAAGGGCGCCGGGGACAACCTGAAGACGGGGCTGTCCGTGACGGAGGCGGTGTCCACGCCTTCCGCGCCGGCCTCCTGAGGCCTTGAGTCCCAGCCCCCTCAAGGGGGCCTGGGATGAGTGGTGACGAAGCCAGGATGCCGGCCGACCAGGAGTCGCCGGTCTCCTGGCTTCTCTCTTTTCCGGGGCCGGTCGGGGTAGAACGCGGGAGGTGGCTCCCCGCGCGCGAATCCTGTCCTACTCCCTGGTGCTGGTGATGGCCGCGGCCTGCGGGCCGTGCGGCTTCCAGCCCGAGCCGGGCGTGAAGGTGGTGGTGCCCGCGATGCCCACCACGCTCGACTGGAGCCATTCGGATCCGCAGAGCTGGGTGAACTACCCGGTGATGCTGGCCACGCAGAAGGGGCTCACCACGCTGGGGGCGGACCACTCGGTGCAGGCCGGCCTGGCGGAGCGGTGGGAGCGCGAGGCGGACGCGGCCGGGCACGAGGTCTACACCTTCCACCTGCGGCCGGACGTGACGTGGTCGGACGGGTCTCCCGTCACGGCGCGCGACTTCATCTTCGGGTGGCACCGGGCCCTGCTGGGCCGCGAGCGCGGTGAGATGGCGGACCTCCAGGGCGCGGAGGAGGTGCTCGCGCTGCTGGAGCGCGCGGCGCCGGACGCGGAGGTGAAGGCCGCGCTGTCGCGCGTGGGCGTGGAGGCGGTGGATGCGCGGACGCTGCGGGTGACGCTGGCGCGGCCTCGCAGCTACTTCCTGGCGCGGCTCGCGAACGTGTACCTGTTCTTTCCCGCGCCTTCGGCGGACCTGGAGGGCAAGTCGGACGAGGCGGTGCGCGACTACTTCGACCGGCCCCGTGACGGTCGTCCGCTGGCGGTGGGGCCTTATCGCGTCGAGCGTTGGGACCGCGCGGGGGAGCGCGTGCGGCTGGTCTACAACCCGCGCAGCGCGTTCCCGCCGCCGATGGGGCCGGGGGAGACTCCGGCGCCGGTGCTGACGCTGATGAAGTCGGAGATCGGCCCGGCGCTGTATGAGCGGGGCCGCGTGGACTTCGTGTTCGTGGACAGCGCGGCGGCGCTGCGCGGGATGCGGGCCGCGGACCTGAAGCGCGAGCCGCTGTTGTCCACGTACTTCCTGGCCTTCAACACGGAGCGTCCGCCGTTGGACCGGCCGGAGGTGCGCCGGGCGCTGGCGCGTGCGCTGGATCGGGAGGCGCTGCTCGCGGGGCTGTTACCGGCGGCGCGCGCGACGAACGTGCTGCTGCCGCCGGAGCTGCCAGACGCGGCCTCGCCCGAGCAGGCCGCGCGGCTGCCGCGCTACGAGCCGGAGCGGGCGAAGGCGGAGCTGGCGGGTGCGACGGGGCTGGACCGGCCGCTGCGGCTGGTGGTGAAGGCGGGGGATTCGTTCGTGCCGGAAGAGGCGCTGGCGGAGCGCATCGCGGTGCAGCTCGCGCGGGTGGGCGTGACGGTGGTGGTGGACTCGCGCTCGGACTTCTCCGCGGAGGTGGCGCGCAGGACGCCGCAGGGGCCGCGCGCGTATGACCTCCAGCTGCGGCGGCTGGGCGCGGACTACGCACACCCGAACACGTTCTTCACGCTGTTCGAGCGCCAGGGCAACCACCAGACGGGCTGGGAGACGCAGGCCGGGGGGGAGCCGATGCGCCGCTTCGAGCAGCTGCTGGAGGAGGCGGACGGCGACCCGGATCCGGTGCACGCGCGCGAGTTGTACGCGAAGGCCCAGGAGGTGCTGGTGGGCGAGCAGGCCGTCATCGCGCCGCTGTACCACCCGGACCGCTACTTCCGGGCGCGGGCCCGGCTGCACGGACTGGACGTGGATCCATTCAACTTCCTCGCGCTGCGCGCATTGCGGCTGGGACCGGCTGGGACGACCACGGCGCGCGCGGAAGGGCAGGGGCCCTAGCGCATGCGCCTCATCGCGACGCGCCTCGTGCGGCAGCTCGTGCTCGTGCCGGTGGTGGCGGTGGCCTCGTACTTCCTCATGGCCGCGCTGCCGCTCACCACGGAGAGCGACACCAAGCGGCAGGTGTCTCCGGAGCTGGCGGCTTCGTACCGGCGCGACCTGGGCATCGGTGAGCCGCTCGGGTTCCTGCGGCCGTGGCAGAAGCTGTTCGCCGGGGAGCGGCTGGGCACCAGCGCTCAGGGCATCACCGGCGATGAGCTCCTCCAGAAGCTCTCCGGCAGCGTGGGCGTGGGCCTGGTCGCGCTTCCCCTGGCCCTTGCCTGGGCCGTGGGCTTCGCGCTCCTTCGCACCCGGTGGCGGCGGGGACGCTTCGCCGTGTTCGGTGACGTGCTGCCCGCCATCGCGTTCGGGACGCCGGTGTTCATCCCCGCGCTGCTCCTGGCCCCCGCCGTGGTGGAGCGCGGACACCTGCTGCCGGAGCTCTGCGCGGCGGTCGTCATCGCCATCTGGCCCGGGACCTTCCTGGGCACGCTCGTGGGGGATGCCCTGGAGACCGAGCTGTCCCGCGACTACGTGCGCACCGCGCTCAGCAAGGGGCTGGACCCCGGCACCGTGCTGCGCCGCCACGTCCTCCCCAACGTGTGGCCCGCGCTCCTGGACGCCGTCACGCCCGTCGCCACCGCGCTGCTCGCGGGCTCGTTCGCCGCGGAGCGCGTCTTCGGCCTGCCGTACTTCGGCCAGCTCTACGTGCTCGCCGTGCTCAACAAGCAGGTCGCCGTCGTCGTCGTGTCCACCACCACCTTCGCCACCGTGCTCGTCGTCGTGAGCCTCACCGTGGAGCTCCTGCGCATGCTCGCGGATCCGCGCGCCCGGGAGGCCCGCGCTTGAACCGCGTCCCCGTGCGCGCCTGGGTGGGACTGGTCCTCATGGTGGGGCTGGGCGGCTTGAGCCTCGTGGCCGGACGCCTCTTCCCGGAAACCCTCTCGAACACCTGTCCGCTGGGCTGGGACCTGAACCGCCCCGACCGCAGCGTGTGCGAGCTGGCCTTCGGTGGCCTCTGGGTGTCCCTGGCCGTGGGGCTCGCGGCCGGTGCGCTGTCCACCGTGCTGGGGCTCGCGGTCGCGGCGCTCGCGCGGCTGTCGGGCGGCGTGACGGAGCAGGTGCTCCTGCGCGCCGTGGATGCCGTGTTCGCGCTGCCGGACGTGCTCGTGGTGATGGTGCTCCAACTCGCGGGCCAGTCCCTCCTGGACGCGGGCATGACCCGCGGCCTGGGGCCCTTCGGCTTGATGGTGACGTCGCTGGCCCTGGTGGGCTGGGCCGGCCCCGCGCGCATGTTCCG comes from the Corallococcus caeni genome and includes:
- a CDS encoding ABC transporter permease subunit; this encodes MRLIATRLVRQLVLVPVVAVASYFLMAALPLTTESDTKRQVSPELAASYRRDLGIGEPLGFLRPWQKLFAGERLGTSAQGITGDELLQKLSGSVGVGLVALPLALAWAVGFALLRTRWRRGRFAVFGDVLPAIAFGTPVFIPALLLAPAVVERGHLLPELCAAVVIAIWPGTFLGTLVGDALETELSRDYVRTALSKGLDPGTVLRRHVLPNVWPALLDAVTPVATALLAGSFAAERVFGLPYFGQLYVLAVLNKQVAVVVVSTTTFATVLVVVSLTVELLRMLADPRAREARA
- a CDS encoding ABC transporter permease subunit — its product is MNRVPVRAWVGLVLMVGLGGLSLVAGRLFPETLSNTCPLGWDLNRPDRSVCELAFGGLWVSLAVGLAAGALSTVLGLAVAALARLSGGVTEQVLLRAVDAVFALPDVLVVMVLQLAGQSLLDAGMTRGLGPFGLMVTSLALVGWAGPARMFRDRLATLEGQEYVAAARALGGGGVHVLRVHLWPMLRPFVLAVFLSRLPNAILTESTVSFFGIARMEPMSLGRYLGTSYAALIYEGGGRVVIPAWGLLVLLVLGASLASQALGGGRRREV